Proteins encoded within one genomic window of Polaribacter sp. NJDZ03:
- the gcvH gene encoding glycine cleavage system protein GcvH — translation MNLPSELKYTKDHEWIKIEGDVATVGITEFAQGELGDIVYVDVDTLDDTVEEGDVFGSVEAVKTVSDLFMPLTGEVIEFNEELEDEPELVNSDPYGKGWMIKIKISDSSQINDLLDATAYKELIEG, via the coding sequence ATGAATTTACCATCAGAATTAAAGTACACTAAAGACCACGAGTGGATTAAAATTGAAGGAGACGTAGCAACCGTAGGAATTACAGAATTTGCACAAGGAGAGTTAGGAGACATCGTTTATGTAGATGTAGATACTTTAGACGATACTGTAGAAGAAGGAGACGTTTTTGGATCTGTAGAAGCTGTTAAAACCGTTTCAGATTTATTTATGCCTTTAACAGGTGAAGTAATAGAATTTAATGAAGAATTAGAAGATGAGCCAGAATTGGTTAACTCAGACCCTTATGGTAAAGGTTGGATGATTAAAATTAAAATATCAGATAGTTCACAAATAAATGATTTATTGGATGCAACAGCGTATAAAGAGCTTATTGAAGGATAA